The window CTTCAGAATCTCCAATGTAGATGGCTGCCCGAAAATTGATGTTGTCAGTGTAAGATTGGATTGCTTAAGGAAAAGCTCAACTAAGGATGACCTCAGCACACTTAAGGACACAGGAGCTATTGGAACATTTATTGGATCGGAAAGAAAACCAAACACCACTTCAGTCCAAttatatgcatgaaattggtgCATAGACAAGATAGCCACCTGTTGACAAGAAGCAGACTTCAGTTTGACTTCACTTTGTATGAAAGCAATATGATAATAGTCTATTATGGCAAAAGATTGAAACTGTACCTTTGTACCTGGGACACCTATTTCCCCATTGATATCATATTCTAATCTTCCAATGTGTGGAACAAGGTCCGTAACTGGCTTTTCCAGTCTGAAGTATGCCTGAACCGTGGCTGAAAAAAAGATAAAGAGACATATAAGGGAAATTTTGCTATTATGAATGGTTCACCAATTCTGCCTTCTCCCTTAATATATATGATGATTACTGTCTCAACACAGATAATTGAATCGTATCTATGAGGCATAACCTTGTCTTGATCCTAGAGTATTGTGTTTTAGATATGATTGgacatgttttatttttggggaTTGCAAGATGTCTAAAATGTTCATGGCATGCTAATATTATGAGCTtgaattataaatatatatatgtatgtatatatatatatatatatatatatatataagtgtgtgtgtgtgtgtatgggcTACGATCCGGGGACACATGCTTTTGACACAATTTGACACACGTTTTTTGTGGGACCCACTCGGTAACGTATTTCAATGATCCGAATCATCTATCTTTTAAGACTTCCCTCAAAaatcatgtctaccaaaaatacccaaatctgaaatcatatgaccattggattaaatttagtgGGCCCTACAAAATGAGTGtcaaaatgtgtgtcaaaagCGTGTCCCCAAATATATAAtacataatattaaataaagTGATAAATAATACAACATCCGCAACACTGAACAAGCAGTGCACCGAACATAGAACAGTAAACTCTATCAGCCAGTTATTTGATCAAAACATAAGCAAAACACATGATAGAAAAGCCTGAAAAGCTCAAGAAACACCAGCCACCAGTCCCCCATTCTTATAAAGTTTATAGTATCGCTTTATACTCAAGTCAAAATTACCTTTAAAACAAACATATAGAAAAACTCCAAAGGCCAACAAAGCAACAAGACAAAGCAAAAGGAACCAAAAATAGGGTCTGAACACTCAAAGAATTACCatgatatttttatataaagatGACGCCTGCCCCTTCAAAAGTATATGACACCAAATTATACAAACTTTGTTTAAAAATTTAACCTTTGCCTTGCATTGAAGATGCTCAAAATACATGGTTCCTTTTTTAATATTCTCCAAGAATACTCTTAGACTGCTCAAAGTTCACAAAGTTGATTAGGTTGCGGTGTTGCACAACATGTTTTCACACAAGTTACATTACAGCTAAAACTTTGGTTTTTTGTATTCTTAAACGCAGGAGTTATGGGCACTTCCAAATCTGACTAATTCTTATTCCAATTATGTAGTGGTACAATCAACTGCCACTAAAAAGAGAGCGTTTCTGGAAATATGAAATGTATTTAGGTCTTAATGTCTAACTAGATGCGTTAAAGTTAAGCATCATAAACACTCCTAAATTCAAGTAAATCAAAATGAAAACTCCGTAGAAAATCTCAACATGATATTTGTCTTTCCATGATTACCAGAAATCATGAAGGAACCAATCCCTTTCCATCCACGTCCTAACTTTAAGGTGATTTACCGTCTCCCCAGGACATCAGAAACTCTTAAACCGAAGACTTGAATTATACAGTACAGTCAAATACCAGTTGCCTCATCCTTAAAATAATCAAGAACCCCCATTTATGTGAAAAGCCCCAAAAAAAATCCCTAATCACTTGGTGAACCACCACCACACCCGTATCACACATTAACACGATGAAGACCTGAAACTACCAAACATCTACGCAACAAGGTAAACTACCAGAAACCCATTTGCTCAAAACATCCAGAGACTCCCAATTGTATAGCAAAGATAAATACTACCTATTtcctaaaaaaattagaaaaatcacATAACCAATTGCTCAAAACATCagaaaattcaaattatgaAGCAAATAATTCAGAAAAGCAGAATAACCAAAGTGAACCAAATATATTTACAGTagacagacagagagagagagagagagagagagagatagaaggAATAGAGGACATACCACTAAGCTTAATTGCCTGTGTAGCATCAAACCCAGAGTTGGTAGCATGGCGAGGAAGGATCCAGAAGATCCCAGAGAGAAATACTGATAAACTGAGAATTAAAACGAAGACGCATCTAAAGCTCAAGCCTTTGGCGATTCGGTCGAAAACCGTCGAACACCCAGGACAGACGAGTCCCGAAGCATTCTGAACCCCGTCACTCTGCTGCTGCTGGTGCAGATTTGCTTCACCCTTCCCCATTCGAAGAGCATCTGggattttccctctctttctttcttcagtCTAAAGAGCAGAACACAATcgacccagaagaagaagaaggtggaagTTGTGAGGGACAAGTGTTCATGGTGGGTAtcgccccgtttcaaccctctTTCCGTCTcgtttcttttcgttttttactctctctctctctctctcaagtttAAATTAAACCACACACTCTGTCACTCAGAAGTCACACTCACTCACACGCACGAGTATTCTTATTGCTTCTTATATTACTACAAAcagtattatattatatattaatgtTTACACTAACCACCAATACAGCGGTCTAATATTATTCAAATACGATttagtaatatttctctttatttgtaagtgagaggttttagattcaattctcgctaaagacgaatttgaaccacattattatcagctcattgtgaggcttagctcacTCCCCCAcacctttaatgtagataatattatttgttaaaaaaaaagttttgggtTCGATTTATTTTCGTCGATGACAAATTCGAACTAAATATTATGACGGATTCATTATGTGATTTAGCTCAAATTTATCAACCCGTTAAAGTCAAAATAATGTTGTATTTAAAAAGATAGACGTTACACTAGATTCGGGAGAGAGTTTAAACTTAAAACTctaattattaaagaataaagttATGATCACCAACGCAATTCACCGCTGCTTTTCGTAAATGATACTATTTTTAGTAATTAGGCTACCGAACGTTGAGAAGAAGCAAAGGTGAAAGAGAAAGTGGGAGAGCATAAAGATTAAAGAGATGAAGAAGCTATTGATggataatattttataaaagttAAAGGAAGAGAAAAATGCTCCATCCACCATGACTTGAATTTGAAATGTTCCATGGACCATATTGATGGTGGCCTTCAACAGTAACACCaatttattactattattattattttaactttTGGGCTTCTCATATGCCACGTATTATTaccatttaattaaattttgtttttgttaatttttaaaagaaatcaaTTGGTTGCGAAGCTACATTAGTTCATTTTTATGAGGATAAGAAAAACCCACATAAGCATTTCAGTATCTTTCTGACCATCATCGTGTAATTCATCCGTCTCAAAGATTGAACCCGAAACAAACCATATAGAATATGAACATAAAATTCGCCTTAACCGCTGCATCACTCTGTAGTAGTTAACTTATTTTGCTTGTTTGAGTTTCACTCAATTAAGTGATGAGGACGAAAGGAAGTTCACCCACTCACGTCGACTAGTGATTGATGCACGATGCGTTTGATGAAGGGAGCTCATCATAAGCATataaaaagtgtgaaaaaactATACAGCTATTGGATGGTGATCTCTAATGTGATTGGGCAACGGCTTCTTACTTTTCTACAATCTTACCACCCAAGCCTTCTCCACATCcattttctctttacttgtgTTTTCAATTACCTTGTTAGATTTATCGCCATTAGCATTACAATGTATAATGTATATCGACTCGCATCGGTGACGATTTGATTCACATGAATGAAGATTCGACTAATATGATAATTTTGAAATCTAATGATCACTGACAGTTCATTGTGCAGTTCTTCAATCCAAATCCCGTCTGGTATAGAATATTGTTCTGTCGGAAAAAATCAAAAAGCttcttaggattttttttttaactttatgttttgagaattttgtcaaacaaattgaaaattattataACACTAAAGACTACTGAAGCTACAATGACACCATAAACGCTTCCAAAAACTTTAGAGTGATGTTATCCACACTGCGAGATCCCACATTATCCAGAGAAGTGGAtcttataagccttatatgtatattctcatccttacctatcgcgagaccttttgggaactcactggcttcgggttccatcggaactccgaagttaagcgagttcgggcaagagcattcccaggatgggtgactcattaggaagttctcgtgtgagttcctaaaaacaaaaccgtgagggtgttgTAGGAGCCCTAAGCGGACAATATCAAATATACAATAGaagatcaatgaacaaaaattaacgtgtgaaaaataaaaaaaaattaatggagaACAGTACCCTTACCTAAATACTATTTATGTATTAAACATGgagattaaattattttttaataaagaagaaGAGTACTATATTTCTGCTTGATCGGTACGTTAGACAGCTGCTGCTATCTTTTGTTGACACTCTATCCTCTTTGTAGTTTTCTTATTGTGGTCATTAGATGTACAACAAGAAGTATAAGTCATCCTTTTCTCCAAACTTTCAGATATCTTGTGAAATAGGAATTTCTTTCGTTGGGATCATGTCATCTAACATCCtcatttttggaaccaatttaGCGCACAACCGCAAATGGTGGCAATGTTTGTTAGAATCACCCATAAACACCAACTATAGGGTGAATGCGGTTGATTGCGAGTGTGATTAAATCCGTGTTGGATTGCTTACTTATCTCCGAGAAGAAAATCAAATCACTGGTATAGTTCTAGAAAGAATGATCTGATGTGTACTACATCGGAGCACATCCTTGACGAGTAACTATCATAAGGCATAGAGAAGAGATGAATCATCATCATGTCTAAACGCAAACGACGGCATGTATAGAATAGTTACTGATTATaaactcgtttggatgtgcttttaaaatatttgaaaacgcttttggttaaattgattttgaattccAAAAACACTAGATATTTGcttgcagaaagcacttaaaAGTGCTTTCCAAGATCCACTTAGATTTTCACTAAGAATTGGTATAAAaaccattttcaccaaaaaaaacgctttccgtcattttaaaaacacatccaaacgagccctatgaTAGAGAATGATTGATGATCGTACAAGATTCTTGTCGAAAATAAAAAGCTAGGGTTTATATAGAGATCTTAAGAAACCTAGCATGGAAAGTAATCCTTATTCAATCGGAAAGGAATCAAGGAATCTAGGAGAATATCTTTGCACCTGAAGTCCCGTGTTCAAATCCCTCACCACTTCGTTTAGTGTACTatcttttgtaaaaaaaatatattacggAACATGTTCACTAATTTAAGAAATGAAAGCAAGAAAGGATAAAAACCACATAAGCATAAAATTCATGGTTTTAACAGAAAATACACAGCTTTATCCCGACTACGACAACTACAAGAAAAGATTTGGTAATTAGAAAAGTTGGATAGTAGAAAACGGGACAAAGGGCGGATAGTCGAGGTACGTGGCGATggccaaaacaaaatataactTGCATAACAACATTGTCAAAACTTTAGTAGCGCTTCTAACTCAGATACCACACCTTATAGAGGATAATTTAACAGACGTCCTACCTGGGGGAAACAAACTAGAGCACAAATCCCATCAAATGCTTAGtactcatcatcatcatcgctGTCGTCGTCGTTACCAGCATCATTGAAGGCCTTCAACCTCTCAACcaacttcttcttcctctcatcAAAGGTAAGCTTCTTCAAGTTGTACCTGTTACGTAAGTGAAAATTAGAATCATCTGATAGCAACTTCCCACTGATTACTTGCAAACAATGAAACCAGGACTTGATGTAAAACATCAACAACTTGGTACAGAATCAATCAGACTTTACCTCTTGTGCTCTTGAGGAGCCGGCTTTTCAGTCTTCTTAATTGTAGGATCAGCACGGATGGCAGCGTGAACTTTCTTGTACACCTCCTCGATGTCATCCGCTTCAATGCCTTTCTTAATATATTCACTGAAGTGACTCTGGTATTTCTCTGGCTCGTCCTCCGCCAAAgtctaaaataataataaaataaaagtttaagaaAACAGTATTTAATTATTCTACCTGACAAGAATTCTGAACTCTTTTCTTTGGTTCACAACCATAAAAGTTCAGAAACAAATAATTAGGATTTTGACCAGCAGACGTAAATGTTCTAGACCAGAGTTAATGCCAATCCATGACATGAATACTCAAGTCTCAAACTTACCCTCATGTATGCAGCAACATGGCCACCATAAATGTACTTGCGATGAATCTCAGCGTCAAGTTGCTTGCTATCCTTGGAGAAACCGGCAAACCTCTTTTCACTGTGAGGAATATCCAAACCCCCATCCAAAGCACCCTGCAATCAATTGAAAAATTCTTTACTCGGTAGGCACATTCCCAAGTGgattaaaaattgaattacATTCAAGAAAAGACCATGTTATGTATAGGATCGAAGCAATATGAAAAATAAGGTACCACCAGGGATCAATATACAATTCATCAACAGGCATCCAAAGAAATGTTTAAATCGAGGTTCGTAggataaaacaaaaaagactGCTATTGATAATAATGActgaaaaataacaaaactgtTAGTCCGAAAATGTCGTCCATATAGGAACGTTTACCTTAAAGTGAAAGGAAAGTACACAACAAAGTAATTTACACATAAGCATCAgcaaaagttaaaaacaaaaacttgaacacatcaaatataaatagCACCATAATGTGGTACCCACCTTCAAGGCACCGAATACACGGTTTCCTGTGGTGGTCCTGATCAGGCCAACATCAAGAAGAGCACGGAATGGCCTCCTGCTCTCAGCTGGCTCTACAGAGTAGTCTTCACCAGTAGCCTAAAATATCAgacaaaattttcacaaaaaattagATGTTATGTGAAGGGAATCAAATTGAAAAAACTAGAAATAAAACACTACCTCAACATTTCCCTCGTACTCATCATCCATTTCAAGCTTCTTCAACACACGACGAGCCAAGAGTAGGCCAGTGCAGTAGGCTGATCATAAATATACAGTTACTACCCACCAAGTTAAACTCATGCACCAAGACAGACTAGTGAAGCAAAATAACCAAAGTGTGGAAATAATACCTGCTGCATAGTTTGTGAGACCAACTTCAAGCCCATAGTGTGGGAGCTCATGGGAGTAGGCTGCAGCAAGAACCAAATCACCAGCAATACTGGCAGATATAATCTGAGCAACAATATCCTTGTTGGTCTAACAATTATGTTAAGGTGCACATCACGGAAAGCACAAGTGAACAAGTCATTTCAAATTCTAACAACGTACACAGAATACAATGCCGAAACATTATACCATCCGAAAAACCATTCTTAACAAAAGATGGAACATAAAGCGAAAACTCGAATGGGAACGGCCAAAATGGTGGGCGACAAAAGGATACAAATCTCACGACAAACCGGTACTTGGGTGTGTTGTACTTGTTCTTGTCTTGGTTGATGAGCCTAATCCTGGCACGGTAGTCGGTCTTTCCCTCTGCCGAAAACATTCGACATTAAAATTATCATCATATGCAGAACATTAACAAACAATTAACAAAAGCCCTCGACTTGAAAGACGAAATGAATACCTCGCCTTCTCCTGTACTTCACTTGAAATCTCTTGAAGTAAGCCCTTGATTTCTGAGCTTTGGCGAAAGCCTACAACGAATAATTCAACAAATTGTCTAACAAAATCCTTCACAAAAATAACATATAAAGAACAACAGTTCGTGCAGCAGAAACACAAATCCATCCCACTAAAAATGTAAGTGTTTCAGAAAATAATCATGGAAATCATAAAAGTTCAAGTGTTAGATCAATTAATTGGgaaatttaacataaattgaAAAGTAGAGGTAAGCAATCAATTTTccgagcaaccaaacagaaaataatcATGCTTTTCTCTCGCAAACGCAGACAGAGAATCTCCATGGAAGTAACAGAGACCAAGTGAGGGAGCTCACCATTGCGGAAGATTAGCAGCCCAGAGCAACGACACCAAGTGGGAGAGAACCGGCTAGGGTTTTTGGGTTTCAGAAAGTAGCTCTTATATAGTGAACCTGCCAAATGGATTTGAGGATCGACGGCTGGCTGTAAGTGATGTGTGGTTTAATAGGGTTTTGTGGTGAGATGGACGGCTGGGATTCGATGTCTCGCTCGTGGTCATTTAGTCTTTACAGAAAGTTGTGGGGGCTTTTCATTCTTTCCATATTTAGTTTTTGGCCCAATATCCCTTCTTTATTCTTTCCGCATTGAGTTTGTGGGCTTTGGGCTGGGAATATCACTAAATTTTCAAAAGGAAATGAAATA of the Pyrus communis chromosome 1, drPyrComm1.1, whole genome shotgun sequence genome contains:
- the LOC137711933 gene encoding large ribosomal subunit protein uL18, with translation MAFAKAQKSRAYFKRFQVKYRRRREGKTDYRARIRLINQDKNKYNTPKYRFVVRFTNKDIVAQIISASIAGDLVLAAAYSHELPHYGLEVGLTNYAAAYCTGLLLARRVLKKLEMDDEYEGNVEATGEDYSVEPAESRRPFRALLDVGLIRTTTGNRVFGALKGALDGGLDIPHSEKRFAGFSKDSKQLDAEIHRKYIYGGHVAAYMRTLAEDEPEKYQSHFSEYIKKGIEADDIEEVYKKVHAAIRADPTIKKTEKPAPQEHKRYNLKKLTFDERKKKLVERLKAFNDAGNDDDSDDDDEY